ggaaaaaagcaCCGTTGAATCTAAAAACGTAAAATTTAAGAGCAGAATCGAAAGTAAGGAAAAGGTAAAAACAGAAAGTACCATAAAGCAGTGTAGGAAGAGAAATCAGAGGCAGAGACCATGACTGCAATGGAAGCAGCAGGAAATGCACATTGATATATCTTTAGCATTAACCCACTCACCATTCCTGGACTTCCTATAGACACCTTCATCTTGTTCCTTCAAGCTAAGGGCAGATATATTAGTCTGAGCACAAAGACATTAAAATACTTACATCAGCATGCAGTGAAAAAGCTTTCTCATATTGcccattaataaaataataagtcgAGATTATGTATATGATATTATGTATATGATATTAATACCATATTTATAtagataaatagaaatataatcaCCCTGTGTCATGGGCAAACAAAAATAGATCAGTCCTGGTAAAGAAGGCTATTCTTTTCTGTAAATTCTCTGTATCAAACTCCACTATATCATAGGTATATTAGAGAGGGAACAGCTGAAAAGAATGTGATGTGAAAGGGAAAACGTAATGCCTCTATAcacaatcaaaaaaaaaaaagaaaacttatatTAAACCGAGTACGTTTACAGACTTTAAACCAACAGCTAATACAGATTTAAAAACCAATAGCTAaatatttaaatacattaaatatttgaatttaataagttttacatttttaatagaTTATTTGCATAAAAAGTAAACAAATTCAAAGAAAGATTTGTATCTGTTGCAGACAATAACTATAatattcaaatcaaaatattattatacaaatttagaaaaataaatgagaaaaaggATTAAAAATCCGAACCTGCATTACCTTATATCTAAAAGGAAATCATGAACCCGTTTCTGATCCATTGATTTAAGGGCATCTTAAACAAAACAAGAACATTGATCAAGTTAACTAAATGTTTCCTCATAAACATGTCTTCATCCAAAACAAAACCTCATACCATTACAATTTGCCTTTTAAGCAGAAGCTGCTGCAACCTTCTTCCTTGGTGCTGTTTTAGTACCTATACATCACCCCCaataaaaattaagaacattttgaaagaaaaaaaaaacccaaaatttcttACCAGAACAGGAATACGCATTGGAACTAAAATCAGAAAGCAATGAGCCTAAGGACATTAGCATTTTCCTACCTTCCCTGAAACCTGTCTTGAACCTGCGAGGAACGTGGCGAAGATACCTCTATACATCGGTGATGGAGATGTTAGCCTCATCTAATTGAAACCAACAGCTAGAAACACAAATAATCACACAAgtttaaaaatccaaaataacCATAAGACAATGATGCTTTGAACCCTTGTGAAATTATCAAAACAAAAGACAAAGGCGATATTTGCAAAAGACCAATAAATAAAATCCCTTCTTCAATCTTCCAGCCATCAAATCAAAGGGAAAAATTTCGTTACTTCTTAATACAAATTTGTCAAAACAACATAAATGAATCATTATTTCAGAAACCTAAAAAAagcaaaattataaagaaataatccaaaattaaaagaagggaaaaaagagAGAGCAAGATTTACCTAGAATTAAAAGAAACCCTAACAGATCGAAAGAAAAGGAGTAGCTATGGTAGGTGCATTCAGTGCagtgaaatgaaaaggaaaaagaagtgtGATTGGGGTGGCGATGGAGATGAGAAGAAGAGGGAGTAACGAGCGGGtaaccaaaaattattttttgggagTGAGCGGGATTTTGATTTCCCCATTTTGGTATAAAAAATAATGGTCTTTTTCGGTGTTTTCACCAAAAACACCATTATAGCTCAATTTTTTACAGCATTTTTGCCAAAAAGGCCACtcaattttttgtggcgttttgcccaaaaacgccactattgctcaattttgattttttttatttttaacatattttttttctattttttccttttaaaatttttgtgttgagattatcattttttggatttttttaattttgaatattgaactttttaactgaaatatgtgctaaaatattaaatattaaatttttaagtttttaattttttaattttttatttttaaatttcaaaattttttgaagatttttataatttttaaattaaagtataaaatacaaaaggaaactttaacagaaataaaatggaatcaatgaattaaaaaaatacaaaatgacacAACAATAAAAGCATTATTCTTTTAAGTATGGTCGCAttagttgtttagatttttatataaatggcatttaattatatgtatactcataaattttgatagagatacatctcaaaattatatataaattttggtttaatgtgtaattgtagacgtgaaattctaattgtggtttaaatgtatagatgaaactttaattttgatttaatcatacatattttaaaaaataaatacaccaatatattttcatattgaataaatataaatatttatgtatgcaatatataaatataaaatgatgttatatcaataattgtgttaataatttacaagaactggatcaaattaaagttcatgtatacaattgcacactaaactattgttcatgtatgcttttgggatttaacccattttgatatatatattttaaaaataataatttatatttatcttatttagatttatattataaaaaatcaaagaTACACAAAGTTAAGTAGTTCACCATATTTACCCCTAAACactaaaaattaaactttaaaccctaaaccccaaatatCAAACCCCAAATCCTAGtccataaaccctaaatcatagaccataaacctacaccctaaaccctaactatATAATTACCAATCCATAACAAtctgttactttatttatttatttatttatcaatttttttaaatctaacatttaaatatatatatgaaatgggttagattaaatatttttaaatataaaagcattaattgattgtataaaatttcatcatttaacaaatctcaagtaaaccttaaatcttagaccatttaatatatatataaagtttatctattatctcttaaataatttaaactattatcataattttaacatattaaaattaatattatctcttttacaattatagaaaaaattatttaatatataaattaaaaaacactaattaatataaaccctaaacccctatccCCTATCCCCTATCCCCTATCcccataaaccctaaatcataaaatataaaccaTAAACCCATAACCATTAATCCctaactcctaaaccttaaaccccaacccttaaaccataaaccataaaccataaaccctaatgataattaattaatattttaaaattaatactatctattttacgattatataagaaattatttaatatataaattaaaaaacaatcagtcatatacccgaaaaactttaaaattattttaaataataatattttattttttcatttttaacaaatatttttctatgtttttacttccaaattttttctacgtgtcattattttttttgaagaatttaattattcaattaaaaataaattgtatcctaattaatataaataaactagttaaataataaatagacagataaaatgttttttgcggcgttttcataaacgccgctaaagctcgatctatagcggcatttttcaaaaagcgccgctaatggtcgacctatagtggcgtttttcaaaaacCGTCCCTAATGGTCGACCTATAacggcatttttttaaaaaccgccgctaatgctcaatctatagcagcgtttttcaaaagcgccgctaatgcctctAAAGCTCAACACAAAACAATAGCGTTGTGCTAAATTTTTTgcagcgtttttcaaaaagcgccactaatgccacTAAAACTCAACACAAAACAACAGcgttgtgcttaatttttttgtggcgtttttcaaaaagtgccGCCAATGgtcgacctatagcggcgttttttagaaggtgccgctaatgctcgatctatagctaatgctcgatctatagcggcgtttggacaaaaaatgatGTTAAAAACTTGTTTTGTTGTAGTGAAAAAAACCTTTAAGacgaataaaaagaaaagatacaGGGTTGAGAGAGATGTCAGGGAGAAGATTAGGGTGTACCAATTGTTGGGCTAATTCAACAGCAACATATGTATAACATTTCCTCTTTCCGGTTCTGCTTCCACAGAAAACACATACACTCTTGAATCTCAATTTCACAACTTCCccttccatttccatttccagaGATTCTTGTCAAGTTCCCTTGTTTGATTGATTCTTGTTAAGTTCCCTTGTTCAATTACTCTACACAAAAGATGGCTTaccaagaaagaaagagaagTGTAGGTCAAGTTCGTTAATATACTCACTCCAGCAGGAGGTACTGTGGGTAATTGATGTGAGTTGATTGTTGATTGTTTATTTGCAGCCCACCCACCCCAagcattctttttttaaaaaattgactataattttaaaaattatgaaaataacccATTTTCAAAAGAAAAGTGTTCCAAATAAGTCTATTAAATGTCATTCAGAAAGTAATAggactttaatttatttttagcaaatttattttttctttgtttcttttgttgtttGGTTTTTCAAAATGTCATTTAAGCCGATGTTAAACAACAATAACTGTGAAATTTAAAGTCCTATTTGGTTGCTGAGA
The Gossypium hirsutum isolate 1008001.06 chromosome A07, Gossypium_hirsutum_v2.1, whole genome shotgun sequence genome window above contains:
- the LOC107955315 gene encoding CASP-like protein 5B1, producing MDQKRVHDFLLDIRNKMKVSIGSPGMVSGLMLKIYQCAFPAASIAVMVSASDFSSYTALWWVSNFGGVTGSDNLGSAGYT